Proteins co-encoded in one Bacillus sp. FSL H8-0547 genomic window:
- a CDS encoding sugar ABC transporter permease, with protein sequence MSKTRDGGNLHALSNTEMVPTAPEQPLQLNKSLLAAKKRNKREFITNKRLVPWLFLLPGILATLLLKYVTIGTSVTWSFFNVTVQDMPGEFVGLQNYINLFTAPDFGITFGNTLVYLGLTLLLCFPVPIIQAVILNEIRSKKLKNWFSTLYILPAVIPGTVIIVIWRWIWNPEYGVANYIFGLFGLENQAWLSDPELVKLCIVIPGILGGGLSVLLYYAAILGVPKDIYEAAELDGCSGWKKVRYIILPNIKFIILVQLIMTVIGTFQIMDVIFQFTNGGPAGASNSLGLNIYKLFNEQFQYGQGSALSTVLLLIIAIITLIQLKVSKTDAD encoded by the coding sequence TTGTCAAAAACAAGAGACGGGGGAAATTTGCACGCTTTGTCCAATACAGAAATGGTGCCAACTGCACCTGAGCAGCCGCTTCAACTGAACAAGAGTCTGCTAGCGGCAAAGAAGCGAAACAAAAGAGAATTCATCACAAATAAGCGGCTGGTTCCATGGCTCTTTCTGCTGCCTGGTATTTTAGCAACCCTGTTGCTTAAATACGTCACGATCGGCACGAGCGTCACATGGTCTTTCTTTAATGTCACCGTGCAGGACATGCCGGGGGAATTTGTCGGCCTGCAGAACTATATCAATCTCTTTACGGCTCCGGATTTCGGCATAACGTTCGGAAATACACTAGTCTATCTCGGACTGACCCTGCTGTTATGTTTCCCGGTTCCAATCATTCAGGCAGTCATACTAAATGAGATCAGAAGCAAAAAACTGAAAAACTGGTTTTCTACGTTATACATCCTTCCAGCGGTTATTCCGGGCACAGTCATTATTGTCATCTGGAGATGGATCTGGAATCCGGAATATGGCGTGGCAAACTACATATTCGGCTTGTTCGGGCTTGAAAACCAGGCGTGGCTAAGCGACCCTGAACTTGTCAAACTGTGCATCGTGATTCCGGGAATACTTGGCGGCGGGTTATCCGTGCTTCTCTATTATGCGGCTATTCTTGGAGTCCCGAAAGATATTTATGAAGCAGCAGAGCTTGATGGCTGTTCAGGATGGAAAAAAGTCAGATATATCATTCTGCCAAATATTAAATTTATCATACTTGTTCAGCTGATTATGACTGTCATCGGAACATTTCAGATAATGGATGTCATTTTCCAGTTTACAAACGGCGGCCCTGCAGGGGCATCGAACTCACTTGGTCTGAACATTTACAAGCTGTTCAATGAACAATTCCAGTACGGACAGGGCAGCGCATTATCAACTGTCTTGCTTCTCATCATTGCCATCATTACACTCATTCAGCTGAAAGTCAGCAAAACGGATGCAGACTAA
- a CDS encoding extracellular solute-binding protein, translating to MNVLKKKGIIMILAAVLLLAAGLAGCSNGTSGSADSKKSSGKNGGFELTYWVGPDGLDEYEQSVVDEYNELYPEHPIKLVTMPEGEGGELMAAMMSGTAPDVLILAYGEIEKFAYAGALRPMDEFFDGWDDYKNINKDMVEKFKLNGSRYALPAGEYAMGFFYNKKNFEAAGITPPESWTWEDLMKTSEKLTKPEDGQYGFALNWGQWADWWFNMFVWGAGGDLTKAGPDGELIPTFTDPAVIKAAQFYRDLKESKSIQTDMSSKLDQLQQDFASGKASIIYHGIDDVKKFVQLGMNPDDFGVLPIPEGPAGVNPTQVGGSAYVIHSKVPEEKIDALTKYYELASSKKFYEGKIEYFQDQGFSLTNTLPRTDIDTDKYFADTAPDILQAMENSSANGKLSCYGSSVVSQFIDQAVQKMFVDTDLDIEKVFAEAEKEANKQAIPEYNKTIK from the coding sequence ATGAACGTATTGAAGAAAAAGGGGATCATCATGATTTTGGCCGCTGTACTATTGCTTGCAGCTGGCCTCGCCGGCTGTTCTAATGGAACGTCAGGATCAGCAGACAGCAAAAAAAGCAGCGGTAAAAACGGGGGATTTGAGCTTACATACTGGGTAGGTCCAGATGGTCTTGACGAGTACGAGCAGTCCGTTGTCGATGAGTACAATGAGCTTTATCCGGAGCATCCGATTAAACTGGTCACAATGCCTGAGGGCGAAGGCGGCGAGCTGATGGCGGCCATGATGTCCGGGACGGCTCCAGACGTATTGATTCTTGCATACGGAGAGATTGAAAAGTTTGCTTATGCAGGTGCGCTTCGTCCAATGGATGAGTTTTTTGACGGCTGGGACGACTACAAAAACATCAACAAGGACATGGTGGAGAAATTCAAGCTGAACGGCAGCCGTTATGCACTTCCTGCAGGAGAATATGCGATGGGCTTTTTCTACAATAAGAAAAACTTTGAAGCTGCAGGCATCACTCCTCCTGAATCCTGGACATGGGAAGATTTGATGAAAACGTCTGAAAAATTGACAAAACCTGAAGACGGGCAGTACGGGTTTGCTTTAAACTGGGGCCAATGGGCTGACTGGTGGTTTAATATGTTTGTATGGGGAGCCGGCGGGGATTTGACGAAAGCAGGTCCTGACGGCGAGCTGATTCCAACGTTTACAGATCCTGCCGTTATCAAAGCAGCACAGTTTTACCGTGATTTGAAAGAGAGCAAATCGATTCAGACTGATATGTCAAGCAAGCTTGATCAGCTTCAGCAGGACTTTGCTTCCGGCAAAGCGTCAATCATTTATCACGGCATTGATGATGTGAAGAAGTTTGTGCAGCTTGGCATGAACCCTGATGATTTCGGCGTTCTTCCTATTCCGGAAGGACCGGCGGGAGTAAACCCTACACAGGTAGGCGGCTCAGCTTATGTTATTCATTCAAAAGTGCCTGAGGAAAAAATTGACGCTTTGACAAAGTATTATGAACTTGCTTCAAGCAAAAAGTTCTATGAAGGAAAGATTGAATACTTCCAGGATCAGGGCTTCAGCTTAACGAATACCCTTCCTCGTACAGATATTGATACAGATAAGTATTTTGCAGATACAGCTCCGGATATTCTGCAGGCGATGGAAAACTCGTCAGCAAACGGAAAGTTATCATGCTACGGCTCATCGGTTGTATCGCAGTTTATTGACCAGGCCGTGCAGAAAATGTTTGTAGATACAGATCTCGACATCGAGAAAGTGTTTGCAGAAGCTGAAAAAGAAGCCAATAAACAGGCAATACCAGAGTACAACAAAACCATTAAGTAA
- a CDS encoding response regulator → MLKVVIVDDDKIVRDGLREFVDWKSMGFEAVQTLASAEDALHFLESNEADVVLTDIVMDEKNGIDLVRESAKQNEQLKFVLLSGHGEFNYAKEAFKLGVFDYLTKPVQFDELQETFEKLRDVVTKEKMNMINHKLYRNARISQLLNQLVSNHYDLTHSKLDEMSLLFGGKSFTVIRLYITNLHSISLSKEEIEASLQKMISAHPYCYLFNNRLSELAIFASSDSKDRIIQKLAGHLEELDKNFGVTVSAGIGKSYDSLEKIAQSYREAGEAITYRYYLEDEKFIDYEAMEKQKMNIYMPEEAKEKIIAFLNHGEFSDLQEYVRGMIEENARINSEDRSIFYDISMELLRLVREFLESRSHIDSITGEMEREFMYTVLKKQTAGEVMEYLESFIKKLHQSLQRSQNDSSHAIIHHVKKYIHDHFGDELSLQRLAEVVYVHPAYLSALFKDKTGENILHYISKVRMEKAKILLKDLSLRIYDVSSLVGYESSKHFSKVFKLFTGMTPKEYRNSLS, encoded by the coding sequence ATGCTGAAAGTAGTCATTGTCGATGATGACAAAATTGTGAGGGATGGCTTAAGAGAATTCGTTGACTGGAAAAGCATGGGGTTTGAAGCGGTTCAGACGCTTGCTTCTGCTGAAGATGCGCTTCATTTTCTTGAATCAAATGAAGCAGATGTGGTGCTGACTGACATCGTCATGGATGAAAAAAACGGAATTGATCTTGTCCGGGAATCGGCAAAACAGAATGAACAGCTAAAATTTGTGCTGCTGAGCGGACACGGAGAATTTAATTATGCGAAAGAAGCGTTTAAACTCGGAGTTTTTGATTATCTGACAAAACCGGTTCAATTTGATGAACTGCAGGAAACCTTTGAAAAACTAAGAGATGTTGTCACGAAAGAAAAGATGAACATGATTAATCATAAGCTTTACCGGAACGCACGGATCAGCCAGCTGCTGAATCAGCTTGTTTCCAATCATTATGATCTGACGCATTCAAAACTGGATGAAATGTCCCTGTTATTCGGAGGGAAGTCATTTACTGTCATCAGACTCTACATCACTAACCTGCATTCCATTTCTCTTTCCAAAGAAGAAATAGAAGCTTCCCTGCAGAAAATGATTTCAGCGCACCCTTATTGTTATCTTTTCAATAACAGACTGTCTGAACTTGCCATATTCGCCTCTTCAGACTCCAAAGACCGTATTATCCAAAAGCTTGCTGGTCATTTGGAGGAGCTTGATAAGAACTTCGGCGTGACAGTCTCCGCCGGAATAGGAAAAAGCTATGACTCTCTTGAAAAGATTGCTCAATCTTATAGAGAGGCAGGAGAAGCCATCACCTACAGGTACTATCTTGAAGATGAAAAATTCATAGATTATGAGGCAATGGAGAAGCAAAAGATGAATATCTATATGCCTGAAGAAGCAAAGGAAAAGATCATTGCCTTTTTAAATCACGGGGAATTCAGTGACCTTCAGGAGTATGTCAGGGGCATGATTGAAGAAAACGCCAGAATTAACAGCGAAGACAGGAGTATTTTTTACGATATCAGCATGGAGCTGTTAAGACTTGTCAGAGAGTTTCTTGAAAGCAGGTCTCACATTGATTCAATTACCGGTGAAATGGAACGGGAATTTATGTATACCGTTTTAAAGAAACAGACGGCAGGAGAGGTGATGGAGTACCTTGAATCCTTTATCAAAAAGCTTCATCAGTCTCTGCAGCGCTCACAAAATGATTCGTCTCATGCCATCATCCATCATGTGAAAAAATACATTCATGACCATTTCGGGGATGAACTCAGCCTGCAGAGGCTCGCAGAGGTTGTCTATGTTCATCCTGCGTATTTAAGTGCTTTGTTTAAAGATAAAACAGGTGAAAACATCCTGCACTACATCTCTAAAGTAAGAATGGAAAAGGCGAAAATTCTCTTAAAAGATTTGTCGCTCAGGATATACGATGTCAGCAGTTTAGTAGGCTATGAAAGTTCAAAGCACTTTTCAAAGGTGTTTAAACTGTTTACAGGAATGACGCCTAAGGAATACAGGAACAGCCTCTCCTGA
- a CDS encoding histidine kinase — MKTINNPQNRTNTLTGKVRSLSIFHRLLLAFFLVIIIFSTVIITVVYDVVEDRIYETNINYVSQNVEAVKRLINKELDSYMSDAAEFAQETSAALKAAEALEPESEEFREKEAEINDKLYSFFSNPYVKNAQIVTKENEYVQRSIEGEERGARLADDAQFAESQVYKRGTSIPYQPAFHNTIRETGVYYTGKNISLGNYLTITTPVLSDSKEYLGLLILNVDISFLTGSMDFKKQFNQDLYIADQKGIISSLSNHYSFLYYPEEIWKRIYSEDVGVAEFSLEKGNRIAVYDQLGVRDWKVISLLNVDDLMADAHTIRNRILLLTTIALVLSAGICIFVTSTIYNPLKKLVQSMKSFGEHNVVTVYDDPYQDEIGSAGRQFLTMVKQVNRAVQKELEIEKLHHSEKMKRKEAELKALQMQINPHFIYNTLDIIRWKTMRLENGAGPVSSTIGGFAKLLRYNISIEEGLVNVHEELAHIEQYIGILSLLHDTEISLQKKMEPEEVANWHIPKFIFQPIVENAVIHGKIHQSENGIINLIMREEKGALYIEFSNNGKSITRERAEHIQNKLMKPEHEKGSIGLVNIHDRIRLLFGEEYGIKVSLSNDEKLKVSIMLPIIKNN; from the coding sequence ATGAAGACTATCAATAATCCTCAAAATCGGACAAACACACTAACGGGAAAGGTTCGCAGCCTTTCCATTTTTCACAGGCTATTACTGGCTTTTTTTCTCGTCATTATCATTTTCAGCACGGTGATTATTACGGTTGTTTATGATGTTGTCGAAGACAGGATCTATGAAACAAATATCAATTATGTTTCGCAGAATGTTGAAGCCGTTAAAAGGCTGATCAATAAAGAACTTGATTCATACATGTCAGATGCAGCCGAGTTTGCTCAGGAGACTTCTGCCGCCTTAAAGGCAGCTGAAGCACTGGAGCCGGAATCGGAAGAATTTCGGGAAAAAGAAGCTGAAATCAATGATAAACTGTATTCTTTTTTTTCCAATCCTTATGTGAAAAATGCGCAAATTGTTACGAAGGAGAATGAATATGTTCAGCGCTCGATAGAGGGAGAGGAAAGAGGGGCGCGTCTTGCTGATGACGCACAATTTGCAGAATCACAAGTATACAAAAGGGGAACGTCCATCCCCTATCAGCCGGCCTTTCATAATACGATAAGGGAAACCGGCGTTTATTATACGGGCAAAAACATTTCTCTTGGAAACTATCTCACCATAACCACCCCTGTTCTTTCCGATTCAAAAGAATATCTTGGTCTGCTGATTTTAAATGTGGACATCTCATTTTTAACAGGATCGATGGATTTTAAAAAGCAGTTTAATCAGGATTTGTACATTGCGGATCAGAAAGGCATTATTTCATCGTTAAGCAATCATTATTCATTCCTCTATTATCCGGAAGAGATTTGGAAACGCATTTACTCAGAAGATGTCGGGGTTGCTGAATTTTCCCTTGAGAAGGGTAACAGGATTGCTGTTTATGACCAGCTCGGTGTAAGGGACTGGAAGGTGATCAGCCTGTTGAACGTTGACGACTTAATGGCGGATGCCCATACAATCAGAAACCGCATTCTCCTGCTTACTACGATAGCCCTGGTCCTGTCAGCCGGCATTTGTATTTTTGTCACCTCCACCATTTACAATCCTCTGAAAAAACTGGTCCAATCCATGAAAAGCTTTGGTGAGCACAATGTGGTGACGGTGTACGATGACCCGTATCAGGATGAAATCGGAAGTGCAGGAAGACAATTTCTCACTATGGTCAAGCAAGTGAACAGGGCTGTACAAAAAGAACTGGAAATCGAAAAGCTCCATCACAGCGAAAAAATGAAAAGAAAGGAAGCAGAGCTTAAAGCACTCCAGATGCAGATAAATCCTCATTTTATCTACAACACGCTTGATATTATCAGATGGAAAACAATGCGCCTGGAAAATGGAGCAGGTCCTGTAAGCAGTACAATCGGCGGGTTTGCCAAGCTTCTCAGATATAACATTTCAATAGAGGAAGGCCTGGTAAACGTCCATGAAGAGCTTGCGCACATTGAGCAGTATATCGGCATTCTTTCTCTGCTGCATGATACTGAAATCTCGCTTCAGAAAAAAATGGAGCCGGAGGAAGTTGCAAACTGGCACATCCCGAAATTTATTTTTCAGCCGATAGTTGAGAACGCTGTCATTCATGGGAAAATCCATCAATCCGAGAATGGAATAATCAATCTGATAATGAGAGAAGAGAAGGGTGCTCTCTATATTGAGTTCAGTAACAACGGCAAATCAATCACACGAGAAAGAGCAGAGCATATTCAAAATAAGCTCATGAAACCGGAACATGAAAAAGGGAGCATCGGCCTTGTAAACATTCATGACCGAATACGTCTGCTTTTCGGAGAGGAATACGGCATTAAAGTCAGCTTATCAAATGACGAAAAACTAAAAGTTTCAATCATGCTGCCCATTATTAAGAACAACTGA
- a CDS encoding DinB family protein: MNTRPEQNEFPVYYTDYIGLVPEGDIEYNLKHQISETLKQLNDLSEEEGTFKYAPGKWSIKEVIGHITDTERIMAYRLLSIARGEAAELPGFDENEYVAKADFNKVSMDDLLQNLFVVREATLLLFKTLGDSDWKRTGIACGQTVSVRAIAYIIAGHELHHRRILAERYLIGQSVPKSL, from the coding sequence ATGAACACTCGCCCAGAGCAAAATGAATTTCCGGTCTACTATACAGACTATATCGGACTTGTTCCGGAAGGTGATATTGAATATAACCTGAAACACCAAATTTCAGAGACGTTAAAGCAGCTGAATGATTTATCCGAAGAAGAAGGAACCTTCAAGTATGCCCCGGGAAAATGGAGCATCAAGGAAGTCATCGGCCATATAACGGATACTGAGAGGATCATGGCGTACCGCCTGCTGTCTATCGCAAGGGGGGAAGCTGCAGAGCTTCCGGGGTTTGATGAAAATGAGTATGTTGCAAAAGCTGATTTTAACAAGGTAAGCATGGATGATCTGCTGCAGAATCTTTTTGTTGTAAGAGAGGCCACTCTTCTCCTGTTTAAGACACTCGGTGATTCAGACTGGAAACGAACCGGCATTGCCTGCGGCCAAACTGTTTCTGTAAGAGCCATCGCCTATATCATCGCAGGTCATGAGCTTCATCACAGGAGGATTCTTGCTGAGAGATACTTGATTGGCCAGAGTGTTCCTAAATCCCTTTAA
- a CDS encoding GNAT family N-acetyltransferase encodes MLTEKQLKEIKELQSECEELDGIQLKLNWDMLQTGENEHLLHYENGILAAFLGIYGFGSKAELCGMVKPSFRRRGIFTRMLNQALTRCKDTYREILLNAPAESRAAKEILKKMPCTYSISEYQMKWAETQLEEGNLVNLRPSDPADLNLETQLDVLCFGFLEHEAGPYNRSLKREANQDFIIIEYKGKSVGKLRVSHSSGEAWIYGFAVLPDYQGKGIGRDTLKKIVLKETGEGYPVFSGSGS; translated from the coding sequence ATGCTTACAGAGAAACAATTAAAGGAAATAAAAGAGCTGCAGTCAGAATGCGAGGAGCTTGACGGCATTCAGTTAAAGCTAAACTGGGATATGCTGCAAACCGGAGAGAATGAGCATCTTCTTCACTATGAAAATGGCATTCTTGCCGCTTTCCTCGGAATTTATGGATTTGGCAGCAAAGCAGAGCTGTGCGGGATGGTGAAGCCTTCTTTCCGCAGAAGAGGTATTTTTACTCGCATGCTGAATCAGGCTCTCACTCGATGCAAAGATACATATAGAGAGATTCTCTTAAACGCTCCGGCTGAATCCCGGGCTGCAAAGGAAATACTGAAAAAAATGCCTTGCACATATTCGATATCTGAATACCAGATGAAATGGGCTGAAACGCAGCTTGAAGAAGGAAATCTCGTCAATCTGAGGCCTTCTGATCCGGCAGATTTAAACCTTGAGACACAGCTTGATGTTCTCTGTTTTGGATTCCTTGAACACGAAGCAGGACCTTATAATCGTTCTCTTAAAAGAGAAGCAAATCAGGATTTTATCATCATTGAATATAAGGGGAAATCTGTTGGGAAACTGCGTGTCTCGCATTCTTCAGGAGAAGCGTGGATTTATGGCTTTGCCGTTCTGCCCGACTATCAGGGAAAAGGTATTGGGAGAGACACGCTGAAGAAAATTGTCTTAAAAGAAACAGGGGAAGGCTATCCTGTTTTTTCTGGAAGTGGAAGCTAA
- a CDS encoding DinB family protein has product MDQIMIKHMETVRDITLNTLGKIKEERADVIPQGFSNNIRWNLGHIAFVQEKIVFGISGGTPELPAEYKDLFSAGTSPADWGEHVPPLSEIRAVLQDQTNRIKAFIPEHYHEDLKQPFTNSAGITFYTVGETFLFSFFHEAMHLETIKQIHKAIKREEASV; this is encoded by the coding sequence GTGGATCAGATTATGATTAAACATATGGAAACGGTAAGGGATATTACGCTGAATACCCTTGGAAAAATAAAAGAAGAGCGCGCAGATGTCATTCCGCAAGGCTTTAGCAACAATATCCGCTGGAATCTCGGCCACATTGCCTTTGTTCAGGAGAAAATCGTCTTCGGCATTTCAGGCGGAACACCTGAGCTTCCCGCCGAATACAAGGATTTGTTCAGTGCAGGAACATCTCCTGCCGACTGGGGAGAGCACGTTCCACCCTTGAGTGAAATCAGGGCCGTTCTGCAGGACCAGACAAACCGCATTAAAGCATTCATCCCGGAGCACTATCATGAAGATCTAAAACAACCGTTCACGAACAGTGCAGGCATTACGTTCTATACAGTAGGAGAAACCTTTTTGTTCAGCTTCTTCCACGAAGCCATGCACCTTGAAACGATTAAGCAGATCCATAAAGCGATTAAAAGAGAAGAAGCATCCGTTTGA
- a CDS encoding response regulator transcription factor, with product MIRIVIAEDQQMLLGALGSLLNLEDDMEVVGKANNGEDAVSLVRKLKPDVCITDIEMPGMNGLEAAEALKEDACKVIILTTFSRTGYFQRAIKAGVSAYLLKDSPSEELANSIRSVMEGRRIYAPELMDDVYSEENPLTEREKEVLELVADGMNTKEIAEELSIKAGTVRNYISTIFEKLEVKNRIEAISQSKEKGWFK from the coding sequence ATGATCCGGATTGTAATTGCAGAAGACCAGCAAATGCTGCTCGGTGCTCTAGGATCGCTTTTGAATCTTGAAGATGATATGGAGGTCGTTGGAAAAGCAAATAACGGGGAAGATGCAGTCTCATTAGTAAGAAAACTTAAGCCGGATGTATGCATTACAGACATCGAAATGCCTGGAATGAACGGTCTTGAGGCTGCTGAGGCACTTAAAGAAGATGCATGCAAAGTCATTATTCTGACGACCTTTTCACGAACCGGGTATTTTCAGCGGGCGATTAAAGCCGGCGTCAGTGCATACCTCCTGAAGGACAGCCCGAGCGAGGAACTTGCAAACTCCATCCGCAGCGTCATGGAAGGCAGAAGAATTTATGCTCCGGAACTGATGGATGACGTCTACAGTGAAGAAAATCCGCTGACAGAGCGGGAAAAAGAGGTACTGGAACTAGTTGCTGACGGAATGAATACGAAAGAAATTGCAGAAGAACTCAGCATCAAAGCCGGCACCGTCAGAAACTACATTTCCACCATCTTTGAAAAACTCGAAGTCAAAAACAGGATTGAAGCCATTTCTCAGTCGAAGGAAAAGGGATGGTTTAAATAA
- a CDS encoding sensor histidine kinase, which yields MLKKYINNGISPYIWAVLSILPFYFILQSSSTAEIAVGISLTILFFIIFRLAFISKGWPVYLWSCLLMAISFTSMYLFTYIYFSFYIAYQIGNIRDRVAFITLYVVHLVVTTAAINFSLILKEFSFLQQLPFIIITCISVILLPFNIYNKKERGQLEEKLEDANKKISELVKLEERQRIARDLHDTLGQKLSLIGLKSDLARKLVYKDPEKAREELKDVQATARTALNEVRKMVSQMRGIRLKEEMVRVKQILMAAEIDFKIEQNAALSNVTLLTENILSMCLKEAVNNVVRHSGAKTCYFKVEQTWDGIIMTVRDDGKGAITEGDFTKGNGLNGMKERLEFVNGSLDIQSENGTVLIIKVPNDVKQKEKEDLI from the coding sequence ATGCTGAAGAAATACATTAACAACGGAATATCTCCTTATATCTGGGCCGTCCTCAGCATATTGCCGTTTTATTTTATCCTGCAGTCTTCATCGACAGCTGAAATTGCAGTGGGTATATCGCTGACCATCTTGTTTTTTATTATTTTCCGCCTCGCCTTTATTTCAAAAGGTTGGCCTGTCTATCTTTGGAGCTGCCTCTTAATGGCCATCTCCTTCACATCGATGTACTTGTTTACCTATATTTATTTTTCTTTTTATATCGCCTATCAAATTGGCAATATAAGAGACAGGGTTGCTTTTATCACGCTTTATGTCGTTCATCTTGTCGTGACAACTGCAGCCATAAATTTCAGCCTGATTTTAAAAGAATTCTCCTTCCTGCAGCAGCTTCCGTTTATTATCATTACATGCATCAGCGTCATTCTTCTTCCATTTAATATTTATAATAAAAAGGAAAGAGGCCAGCTTGAGGAAAAACTTGAAGATGCGAACAAGAAAATTTCGGAGCTTGTAAAGCTTGAAGAACGTCAGCGGATAGCGCGCGACCTGCATGATACGCTTGGCCAGAAGCTCTCGCTGATCGGCTTGAAAAGCGACCTTGCCAGAAAACTTGTGTACAAGGATCCTGAAAAAGCGAGAGAAGAGCTGAAAGACGTACAGGCGACTGCCAGAACCGCTCTTAATGAAGTCAGAAAAATGGTTTCTCAAATGAGGGGCATCCGGCTGAAAGAAGAAATGGTCCGGGTTAAGCAAATTTTAATGGCTGCCGAGATTGACTTTAAGATTGAACAGAATGCGGCACTTTCCAATGTGACGCTTCTCACTGAAAATATATTGAGCATGTGTCTGAAAGAAGCTGTAAACAATGTCGTCAGGCACAGCGGGGCAAAAACGTGCTATTTCAAAGTGGAGCAAACGTGGGACGGGATTATCATGACCGTCAGAGACGACGGAAAAGGCGCCATCACTGAAGGTGATTTTACAAAGGGCAACGGTCTGAACGGCATGAAAGAACGGCTTGAGTTTGTAAACGGAAGTCTTGATATTCAGTCTGAAAATGGGACCGTTCTTATTATAAAAGTGCCGAATGATGTGAAACAAAAGGAGAAGGAGGATCTCATATGA
- a CDS encoding fatty acid desaturase, which translates to MSKELQKNLRKQVAPYEKANTKASIMQMINTLGPFFILWILAYQSLQISYVLTLAFTTVAAFFLTRIFIIFHDCCHHSFFKSRKANKFVGTITGVLTLFPYSQWQHDHSIHHGTSGNLDKRGTGDIWVLTVDEYLAEPVWRRIAYRLYRNPLVMFGLGPTYVFLLKNRFNKKGARRSERLNTYLTNVLIAAAVAVLCLTIGWEAFLLVQAPLFLISGSLGVWLFYVQHTFEDSYFEEDENWDYVKAAVEGSSFYKLPKPLQWLTGNIGYHHVHHLSPRVPNYNLEKAHVNTEPLQNIPTITLKTSLQSLKFRLWDEQGKKFVGYKEIRAYAKVRRSQTV; encoded by the coding sequence ATGAGCAAAGAATTACAGAAAAACTTACGTAAACAAGTAGCTCCATATGAAAAAGCCAATACGAAAGCAAGCATCATGCAGATGATCAACACACTCGGACCCTTTTTTATTCTATGGATCCTGGCTTATCAGAGCCTGCAGATTTCTTATGTCCTCACGCTTGCCTTTACGACAGTAGCCGCCTTTTTTCTGACGCGGATTTTTATCATTTTCCATGACTGCTGTCATCACTCGTTTTTTAAAAGCAGAAAAGCAAACAAATTTGTTGGAACCATAACTGGCGTTTTAACTCTATTTCCTTACAGCCAGTGGCAGCACGATCATTCCATCCACCACGGAACAAGCGGAAATCTGGACAAACGCGGAACCGGTGATATTTGGGTTTTAACAGTGGATGAGTATCTTGCTGAGCCGGTGTGGCGCAGAATTGCTTACCGTTTATACCGCAATCCTCTCGTTATGTTCGGCCTCGGACCTACCTATGTATTTCTTTTGAAAAATCGTTTTAATAAAAAAGGCGCGAGACGCAGCGAGCGTTTAAATACCTATCTTACAAATGTTCTGATTGCCGCAGCAGTTGCTGTGCTGTGTTTGACAATCGGCTGGGAAGCATTTTTGCTTGTCCAGGCACCGCTGTTTTTGATCTCAGGATCGCTTGGAGTATGGCTGTTCTACGTGCAGCATACATTTGAAGATTCTTATTTTGAAGAAGACGAAAACTGGGATTATGTGAAAGCGGCAGTTGAGGGAAGTTCTTTTTATAAGCTTCCAAAGCCTCTTCAATGGCTGACAGGAAACATCGGCTACCACCATGTTCACCATTTAAGCCCGAGAGTCCCTAACTACAACCTGGAAAAAGCTCATGTAAACACGGAGCCGCTTCAAAACATCCCGACCATCACCCTTAAAACAAGCCTTCAGTCTCTGAAGTTCCGTTTATGGGATGAGCAGGGGAAGAAGTTTGTCGGCTACAAAGAAATCCGTGCTTACGCAAAAGTGAGAAGAAGTCAGACTGTATAA
- a CDS encoding DinB family protein: MFVTVENFLADYKNESVLTKKLLDALTDDCLKQETAPGYRTLGELAWHLVPNDSMFKPMGLSIKNPESSEVPVSASDIAEQYRIGADSVIEAVSKWDDEKLQETNEVFGYEWQNGLTLSLFLKHEIHHRGQLTVLMRQAGLPVYGAYGPSKEEWAGMNIPSL; encoded by the coding sequence ATGTTTGTTACCGTAGAAAATTTTCTCGCAGATTACAAAAATGAGTCGGTCTTGACTAAAAAATTGCTTGATGCCCTGACAGATGATTGTTTAAAACAGGAAACGGCTCCCGGTTACCGGACACTCGGGGAACTCGCATGGCACCTTGTGCCAAACGATTCCATGTTCAAACCGATGGGGCTGAGCATTAAAAATCCAGAAAGCAGCGAGGTGCCTGTAAGCGCTTCTGACATCGCAGAACAGTACCGGATCGGTGCAGATTCAGTCATTGAAGCTGTCAGCAAATGGGACGACGAAAAACTTCAGGAAACAAATGAAGTGTTTGGCTACGAGTGGCAAAACGGACTGACACTGTCCCTCTTCCTCAAGCATGAAATTCACCACCGCGGACAGCTGACCGTGCTGATGCGTCAGGCCGGGCTCCCTGTTTACGGCGCGTACGGACCATCAAAGGAAGAATGGGCTGGAATGAATATCCCTTCCCTTTAA